A window from Armatimonas rosea encodes these proteins:
- the aroF gene encoding 3-deoxy-7-phosphoheptulonate synthase has product MPELAYPLASLTHHPTPTVVTVGSVQIGEGCPVVVMAGPCSVESREQTLTTARAVKALGATVLRGGAYKPSTSPYGFQGLGIEALEILAEAKAETGLPIITEVMDPRRVELVCGYADILQIGTRNMQNYDLLREVGKTQTAVCLKRGMSASLAEWLQAAEYILLEGNPNVILCERGIRTFETYTRNTLDLAAVAALKSLTHLPVIVDPSQGTGRSALVSALCRGAVAVGADGLLIEVHPAPEQALKDGPQQVTPEGFATLMTELAPIASAVNRGIA; this is encoded by the coding sequence CCCTCACGCACCACCCGACACCAACCGTGGTCACGGTCGGCTCGGTGCAAATCGGCGAGGGCTGCCCCGTCGTGGTGATGGCCGGCCCGTGCAGTGTTGAGAGCCGTGAGCAGACCCTGACCACGGCACGGGCTGTCAAGGCGCTCGGAGCCACCGTCCTGCGGGGCGGAGCCTACAAGCCTAGCACCTCACCCTACGGCTTCCAAGGCTTAGGAATCGAGGCCCTGGAGATTCTCGCGGAGGCCAAGGCCGAGACGGGCCTCCCCATCATCACCGAGGTCATGGACCCGCGCCGCGTGGAGCTGGTCTGCGGCTACGCCGATATCCTCCAGATCGGGACGCGCAACATGCAGAACTACGACCTCCTCCGGGAGGTCGGCAAGACCCAGACCGCCGTGTGTCTCAAGCGCGGCATGTCGGCGAGCCTGGCGGAGTGGCTCCAGGCGGCGGAGTACATCCTGCTGGAGGGCAACCCCAATGTCATCCTCTGCGAGCGCGGCATCCGCACCTTCGAGACCTACACCCGCAATACCCTGGACCTCGCCGCAGTTGCCGCCCTTAAGTCCCTCACCCACCTCCCGGTGATCGTCGATCCGTCGCAGGGCACGGGCCGCTCGGCGCTGGTCTCAGCACTCTGTCGCGGCGCGGTCGCGGTTGGGGCCGACGGGCTCTTAATCGAGGTTCACCCCGCGCCCGAGCAGGCCCTCAAAGACGGTCCCCAGCAGGTCACCCCCGAGGGCTTCGCTACCCTCATGACCGAGCTAGCCCCCATCGCAAGCGCCGTGAACCGGGGGATCGCATGA